gaagtgtttttgtagtttttatttgttattttgaatgcTTTTAGTTAGTttagaatatttaatttgttttttaaaataatttatataggttgagtatttttgttattttgttatttttctttttagattttgagCTATTTAAGACATAACCCGATTCAAAACAAACTCGAtcaaatgttaaaattaaaacCAATTTTAGTGTTGCTTTTAAAAccaaattaatcaaaacaataacCGCGGTTCAAAATCTAGTAAGTAAATTTGACCTTTTGTAATtctctctattttttatttaaaatattaatattatattttcaaatattttataaacaaatatttatttatgaagaaaaaaaaaattcaaataggtttttaaaattttttatcaacCAAATAGCttccaaaaaagaaaatgaccaaaatagtcccgttttattttgaaaattttaattttaatttttttaaaaaatttgaaatctcaCCTTCAAAACTTTACCTCTTAACTTTAAATACTAAATCTAACTTAGTTAACTCATACTTTTGATCATTTTTCTACTTGATGAttgttttgtgaaaataaactaaaaaactaTTTCAGAAAATTTCTGTATTTTCCTGTAATCAAGGAAAAACTGTAGCCAAGTGCTTTCCCTTGTAGTCTTATGGGTCCGAATGGTAACGGTGGATTTGGTAATATAAGCGGAGCGGATTTGAAGTGCGGTACGGTCCAACAGCGGTTCATGCAGTTTGCGGGATAAGTGCGATTTTGATTAAAAAGTAGTgcggttttgataaaaaatagtgcgattttgatagaaaaatagtgcggttttgataaattttggttaattttataataaaggcTGGGTCGACTTAACACTGTTTCGGATCCtcggaaattttttttaatcctttaaaatttatatttatttaatatttataatatttaaaacttaatcagtaatattttgtgataaaatatataatatttttggacgcttttcaatttatatattatatatatatttttatgcaaaatatacatttacaaaaaaacttaGACCCCTttaactattaatatatagtgacaCGGGTTTGGATCCATAATGGTCGTACCGTTTCTCCCAGTAGCCGACCCTGAATAAGAATAAACtaatgtaaaattaattttcataatttgctatatttaaataaagggtaattttctcaaatagtttttttaaaaaagttttttgtcacaaaaatagccttcaataaaaaaaatgactaaaatagcttctttttattttgaaatttttaatatttttttaaatttgaaaccttatccccaaaaccccaccccttaactctaaaccctaagtttatattagttaatcataggataaaaatacatatttggtcatttttacctttaataaaatttattttggtcattttattcgttgaagattatttttgtgacaaaaatttaaaaagaactaCCTTAGaaaatttatcttaaataaaacaaagattaaatatttaagtaaatACATATAACTGATTTAACTAcaatatatgtaattttaaaaaagtaaatatcaatTTCTAAGTTAAATGATAATAATATTAACAGTCGCAAAATCCAATAACGCACACAAAACCACACCATATTGGATGTGGGATGCAAGAAGTGCGGTTTGTTGATATCaatagaacaaacaaaaaactttttaaaaaaaattttagtcaAGTGTGTTATTGACACAAAACCGTCCCgctaattaaattatttatgaatGGTAGCATCTTGTCAATTCCATCTACAGTATATGAAATCCGTACCGCACTAACGTTATCAATCACAATCACACCTCTTTCACCAATTTAATCTACCAACAATTGTTCCCTTAATGGATATCCATTTCCTTACCTTCTTGATTCTTGGAGATGgtgatacaatttttttttcttttcgctGGCAACCAAAGTACTCAGATTTTGACTCTCCAAAAATCTCCATTACTGTAATTTCCGATCTATCAGATCCAcgttattattattactttgaTGCATAGAAATTTCACAAGAAAACCGAGCAATCTTGGTGGCATGCGAAACATTCTTTTGGTAGAATATAAGCTATATAACAATCAGATGAAATAAACCCAATTCCCACAAGAAAAGTGATAAAACTATTATGGTTAAATCCTGCAAATCACAGTCCGAGACCTCTCAGGAACCAAAAATAATAACCCGGTAAGGTGTTTCCTGCTCCCTATACACTTTGACTTTAAATCATTACTTAAAGACTCGGGAGTAAGTTGTCACTTCTCACCCACTTGTCTGTAACACAGCACAAGCCAAAAGGGAATGCAGGTACCGTGAATTGCTAAAAGCCTTCACAAGCAAGTAGCAACCGAGTCTTTCTTGTCTTAAAACCTTAAATCTTGAGCTGATTCCTACTATGAGAAGGGTCTCTTTTATCTGCAATACTACGACCTACGACGATGGACCAAATGTCCCCAAAAACCAAGAGTGATGTTGATAGTGTTACTCCCCATTTCGATTCAGATCTATAGATTCCCGTTGAAGGACATCATAGTCCATTGGAATTGGCTTGATACATAAAGCCTGAAAAATAAGAACAAACTTAACATTTTCTTGATATATCCATCTTCTAATAATTCATGAAgagaacaagaaattgatgttTAACGCTGGAAATGATAGAAGGAAGGCGCGCGAGCAACTAAAGCTTACCATATGTAAAGTGAATATATCAAGTACCGGATGATGATTTTTGGATCCACATTTGCTTCTGCAGCACGTTAAAAAATGAGTCTTCTAAACATTGTGTTATATGAGAATAAGGCGGTAAAAAGGCTTTAGTTTGGCTTACCTCATGTGAACTGGGacccccaccaccaccaccacctctcCGGGATGTTTTACCCTCAATAGTCATGGCAAAGCCGTCTTCCTTTCTATTGCGAGCTCCAATACGGCGACTAGAATGTCTAGCAGAACCTGGATAGAGTCAAATGTTTTGGCAGAACCAGTATCAGTTTTCTTTATTCATATAATGACACAAGGCACATTATGCTCCAACTTCAAATGAACTAACCATTCTCAAGAGTGTGCCCACCAGAGGAGTTCACCACTTCTCCATTGTTTGCTGTATAGATGATGAGTTCAGATGTTATGCACAAAAAAACCTACACTAATTACATATTTGTAGATAACACGAACAGAACCTGCTGAAGATGTAGGCTGATCCTCGGTGATATTGGAGCCATCAGCACGGCGAGGAGCCCACACAACACGATCAGGTCTGTCCTTGTTTCTTGCACGCCTCTCTAGCTTTTCACTGCTGGTACCAGAAACATGATAATCTTTCCCTGCACGTTTACCATCTCTATTTTAATTTATCAGCCTAACTTGCTTAGCTCACATTTTTACTGAAATCGTACTCCACTAAAACCTGCTCGAATGTTGGCTGGCCGAGGAGGACGCTTGGAGTTTTCTGCGTCTGTGGGTTCCACTCTTTGCTCAGGCAGGACCAAAGATGAAGCCTGGCTAGGCCGCGTCTCATTTCTCCGAAGTATTCCCTTGATCAACCTCCCACCAACATCGATCTTCTGATTCTGTCTTGAAGTCGAGGAGCTTCCGGAGAGATTAGCTTCCGTCTGCTGTTCCGCTTGTTGTGGAGAGTTCTATAAAAACACATTGCCAAATGACTAATGATTCTGTCTACAACTATACTGAATGAAAAAGAAATCAAGGCTTTTTGTTCTGCACAGGCCAAAAACTTACAACAGGGTCTTTTTTAAGGAGCAATATCTTTTTCTTCCCAGAATCCATAGTCAAGGCAATCCCTGGGAGAGAGCTATCAATGACAGTGGCTGCAATTGCgtagaggaaaaaaaaaaatagatcagaAACACAGTGGGTCTTTTAAGAATAAGGAAAATATGCGATAAGTTAGTTAGGAATACATATATAACTGTTGACTGATTACCAGTTCCAGTTGCAGGTATGTCCTTTCCACTTGAATTTGCCTGATTGTAATCTTGCTTGGAGCTGCCGGCATCTGATGAAGCCGTCCGGGGCACACCTTTCGAATTGTCTTTTTCCACATACTATTAAGAAAAGTAAGAAATTGAAAATGGACGCAAAATTTGATTCACCACACATACGAGTGACATGGCAGACTACAAGTCACTCCTACAAAGTCAGAGACACACCTTTTTCTTCTCAGAGTTTCGTTTCGAAGGTCTCGAACTTGGCTTGTTTGCAGAGATAGCTCTGGCTCTCCTGCCTCCTCTTCGGCCATCTAATGAACCCTGTTGCTTGAACAGAAACCAGAGATCAACAATACATATTCAATTTCGGAACATATAAAACTACAGTCCAAAGGAAATTATTGATTTTCTACTGCGTATCCGTACCTGTGATCCAATCACAGTAGCACGTTTTTGACGTATGAATTCCATAAGAGGAGTGACAATGGGAGCCGGTTTAGAAGCGCCTAAAAAAAAGCGATTTTTGTTAGTAAGTCCAatgaattcattaaaaaaaagaaaagggaaCTTAGACGAACCAGACTGCTCAACTTCTCTTCTCTCCAACTGGATTTCAGCACTGGGGAGATTCTCAACAGGTTGAGCAAGAAGCTTAAGGAATTCAAGATAATCAGGGTCTTTGGTAATAGAGCCTTCACGAGGATCTTTCTTGTCACATGGTTTGGGCACACGCTGTGAAGGCGCATATTCAACTATGGCCTTGAACTGAGCACCTAAACAACAGAACCATACAATCACATctccagaagaaaaaaaaaacacagattaaagttcaaaataataataccCTTGTCATTAACAAAGACGTGGCCGTTGAAAAAGGCAGCAAAGTCATAAACATCTTCTGGTGCCTTGAAACCAAAGTAGGCCCGTGAATGCTTCTGAGCTCTATAGCTGAGAGAACAAAAGATAAAGAAAGATACACTTTCAAGAATCAAGAATCGGTAATCTTCGTCGATTAATCGAGAATCGAAATAGGGCTTACTTGGACTTGCCAGGGCGGAAGGAGAACCAATAGTAACGATCACCGAAACGAGAGTCGATTTGGGATAAGAGATCGGACTCAGCAAGAGAAGGCGGCAAGTGCCGTACCACCACCTTCCTCTTCGCTAAAGGgtccttcatcatcatcagatcAAAAGAGATTCAGAGAGAGGGGGTGACACACATCAGTCAATAAATCGAACGCAATTTTGCCCTAGTTTTTGTTCCCCACTCTTCGTTTCCCTTCCTCTCTAGTAAAACATtacaaagccaaaaaaaaacgttgaataaaataaaaacaagaaaattctCATTTCGAAACCAGACGAGAGTCTATATGGGCCACGATTTGGGCCTATCATGTGCCTCGTCCCGCATCTGCTTTCGAGTCTATAGAAACTGAaccaaccaaaccaaaccaaaccaatatgATATATCCTAAACTCTCTTTTTTATTGAGAGACTAGGGATGTCAAAGGAACCTGCGGCCCGCGGGATAGGCCCGTTTAGACCTGTGGCGGGGCGGGCTTGGGCCCGTGATTTCACGTCCCGCAAAGAAGCGGGCCTCGCGGGAGAGGCTTGTCGCGGAACCGGACCCAAAGCGGGCAAGCCCACAGTGACCCGCGGGTTTCTCCATGTCCCGCAACCCTAATCGACTTTCCATTTGCTCagcacctgaaaaaaaaaacgcgaGAGAGTCAGAGAGATAGAGTGAAAGGCGATTTGGTTGCGACCTCCACCGTGGAATGAAACAGAGCTCCACCGATGACGACGGCGGTTCGCTCTCCCGACACTGCTTCATCTCACAACTTGTCTTCGAACTGCAGTCTGCAGCAGTGGAGCTAAAACGATGAGGGTCCGCCATTcctagtttcttcttcttcgatgtcGCTTCCGTTCTTCCCTCTGAGCTTCCAAACTCCACAGATCGGACATGCATGTACAGAGTTAGTATTTCAGACAGAAAATTGAAGTTCTTTTGGACTTATAATCTCTGCTGtaactcttgttttttttttccaggttgtTAGATAAGAAGACCAACAAGATCCGTAAGGTAGTGATGTAGCTTAGCGATCTATAGTTTGTGTTATGTCTTATCTAGGTTAGCGATCCATGTAAACAAATTGAACAACAAGTTTGATCATTTTTATGTCTTCTTCTTTAGGTTATTTCCCGGTTCTTGACACGGCTTTCTCACCGGATCAGTCTTTAGAAACGCTCCAGACGCTAAAGCCTTGCAAAGAACATTGTCCGACGAAACTGGTAACGAACTTAACCAACTCTTTGGTTTTAAAACCtgtgttttggttttggttttggactTAGTCGCGTTGTATTTGTTTAGTAACGAACTTAACCAACTCTAAGGAATGCAGAGTCGTCTCTGATATGTTTGTTTGTCGCGTTGTATTTGTTTTGTGTTCTGTGTTGAGGTGATGGAGTGATGGTGAGAAAGTAGGCGACTTggtcatcttcttctcctcttagACAGCTTCAGAACATCAGGTTAGTCACTCTCTTACCCAGAACTATTAATCAGTGATAGGAGAACTCGCTATCTCATTGTCTTGTGTTGACTAGTTCGGCGAATCTTATTGTCTTGTGTTGAGTAGTGATATGTCTCATCTTTTGTTCTTTTGTACATACAGAGAAGAGATCAAGCGGAGTAGTAGATTGCGTGCTTCAATTTTTTATGTTCATCAACGACTTCACCAAGACGGTTGCTGGCGCCAAAGGAGATTGCGTGCCAAGGTTTGTGTCCTgaactgtcttttttttttttgttttctataaacTGAATGAACTGTCTTTTCTATGAACTGAACAATGTTTGTGTGCCAATGTTCATTCAGTATCTGATATGTTTGTTCAGTATCGTTTGTTTCATCACGtgtacttattttttttttgtgttctatgAACTGAATgaactgtctttttttttttgtttgtgtccTGTGATGAGAACAATGAAGGATTGCACGAGTACATACACCACCTGGTCGAGTAGTTTCCAGCTTCAGCCGATATAGGATCTTTAAGGACCTCAGGTTAGAAAGCTCTCAGGTTAGAAAGCTCTTAAACGTATGAAACTTAGATGGCTTTGTGTAGGTTATCGGATCACTGACTTGTTTAGGTTGATTCCGTATATGATAGAACATTAACTTGTTTAGATGGCTTTGCGTAGGTTATCGGATCACTTGCTGTTTATGTTGCTTTGCTTTTTTACGTTGCTTTGCTTGATTAGTTGATTACTTGTGTTTGTGTACTTGTATAATAAAATTTGGAATTTTGAAAATCAACAATTATaacagattttaaaaaatatattaagaaattttttaaaaaatagacaaaATTTAGGAAACCCTAAAAAGTTAATTTCATTCCACGgcgtgaaaaaaaaacacaaaacttgAGAGTTGAGAGCGAGAGAGACCATGGGATCAAGGAGCCAGCCCGAAGATCAGTCGACGTTTGATCCGAATTACACCCCGCCAAATACTGTGGACTTTGCAACTCAGGCAGTCTTAGCTACTCTTGCTGCAGCAGCTGAGGCTGGTGATCAGATCGCTTCTCAGGAACGTGGTGTAACTCGTGCTGATGGGAAGCATCAAGGAAGCAGAAAAAGGCTTATCAGTCTTGTTGATGATACTGATGATTCTGATGTTGAAATCAGTCAACCAACCCAAAAAACCAAGCCTCGCAGACAGACCAGTTTCGGAACAGCCACGGGGAAACCCATGTTGCAATCAACTATCGATGGTGGTGTTGGCTCGTCTGCACAGGCGTGTAGTAAGGGGAAGTCTGTTCCTATGAAGTCTGTGATTCGTGGAGGGAGAAGAAAGTCGCCTACTAAGTCCAAAAAGAAGAAGGTTTCGCCTACTCAGTCgcaaaagaagaaggagaaggtcGCAGAGGACATACCCGAGCTTGGTGATGAACTGGATGAAGAAGAGTTTGATGGGGATGAAATCGGTGAAGAGGAAAGGGAAGAGAGGCAAAAATCAGATGTCTGGAAAGATTTCAAGGTGGTCGAAAAACCGAATGGAAAGTTGAAAGCTGCATGCAATCATTGCAAACGTGAGTATGCATGGCAATCTCATTCGCATGGAACCAGTGGGTTGAGAAGACATCGGGAGAGATGTAAAATGTATCCAAGGAATGGAGGAAGGCAGCAACAACTCAATATCGAAGGGAAAGTGGTATCTCGCAAGTATGATCATACTGTGTTTAGGCAGATGGTAGCTAAGACAATAGTCCAGCATGATCTACCTTACTCGTACGTGGAGTATGAAAGAGTGAGAGACACGTGGAAGTATTTGAATGCTGATGTCCAAACCATTTGTCGAAACACGGCGAGAGCAGATGTGTATAGACTCTATGAAAGCGAGAGAGACACACTCAAGAGGGAATTAGCGACTCTCCCTGGACGAGTCTCCTTCACGTCTGACTTGTGGACATCCGTGAAAAGGGAAGGATACATGTGTGTGACAGCACATTACATTGATCGGAATTGGAAGTTGAACAGCAAGATCCTGACGTTTTGTGCTCTACCACCACCACATACCGGTATGAGTATTGCGGTTCAACTCCTCACGTCACTGAAAGAGTGGGGAATTGATAAGAAGGTGTTCTCAGTCACATTAGATAATGCTACAAGTAATGACTCCATGCAGGACATTGTGAAGTCGCAGCTGAATTTGAATGATGATTTGTTGTGTGGAGGAGAGTTTTTTCATGTAAGATGTGCAGCTCACATACTTAATCTCATAGTGCAAGATGGGTTGAAGGTTATTGGAGACTCTTTGCAGAAAGTAAGAGAGAGTGTTAAGTATGTATTAGGATCGGAAAGCCGTGAACAATTGTTCCAAAAATGTGTGGATGCTGCGGGTGTAGTAGAAAGTGGGTGGCTGATACTGGACGTGTCGACGAGATGGAACTCAACTTACTATATGCTTGAAAGAGCCCTCAAGTACCGTAAAGCATTTGTTAAGTTGGAGACATTTGATAAGAAGGGTTATAAAACAGCGCCCACAGATGAGGAATGGACTAGAGCCGCTAATATCTGCGATTTTTTGGGTCCTTTTGCTGTGATCACAAGCTTGATGTCTGGTTCGAATTACCCGACTGCAAACCTGTATTTCTATCAGGTTTGGTTGATCCATGATTGGCTTCGGAGAAATGAGGAAAGCGCAGATGAGATTGTCAGATACATGGTGCGACCGATGAAGGAGAAGTTTGACAAATATTGGGATGAAGTTAGTGGTGTTTTTGCAATGGCAGCAGTCTTTGATCCACGGTTTAAGCTTTCAATTGTTGAATGTTGTTTAGGGAAGCTTGACATAAGTACACGTGATGCAAAGGTGAAGAACTTGCGTGACAAGCTCAGTATTCTGTTTGAGACATACGACAAAAACTCCAAGAATAACTCACCTTCCACTGAGCCACGTGACACTGTTCCGCAAAAAGCTTGTGCGGCAGGATCAATGGGACTGTTTGGGAACTACAATGTGagtgttttcaatttttttccttcTGTCGTCagcttccaattttttttttcctctctgatatttttttttaaaactttcttaGGATTTCTTTGCATTTCGCAAAGTCAGTGGAATTGTTAGTGGAAAGACACCTCTAGAAGCTTATCTTGAAGAACCACCTTTGGACATTACTAATTTCCAGAGCTTGGACATCCTCGATTGGTGGAAAGATAATGCGCATCGGTATGGTGACTTGGCTGCAATGGCATGTGATCTGCTAAGTATTCCAATCACAACAGTGGCTTCGGAGTCCTCCTTCAGTATTGGATCGCGAGTTCTAAACAAATATAGGAGTCGTCTACTCCCAGAAAATGTGCAAGCTCTGATATGCACTAGGAATTGGATCAAAGGATATGAATCTTACGCACATGGTAAATAACTCACCTTATAATTTTAGTAAGAGTAACATTACTGACTTGTACACTGATATTTGTAGATGAAGAAATCGATggtgatggagaagaagagaaattaCCAACATTTGAGTCCATTGTTGAtggggaagatgaagatgagtaGATGAGCAAGTTTGAAATGTTAtcttgatttggtgttttgctGCAATTAcaatttctgtttttttgtttaagttgcctgatttttggttttgaatACTATGATTTGGACCATTTGGTGTTTCtctaaattttactttagtTGAGACTTAATTTTTTATACTCACGATCAAACAACAAACTATAGTTCTTCAAAATTATCTGAAGAAACAGATTGAATGGCTAGTAATTAACATATATACGAGTTGCTGAAATAGCCAGTGGCTCTAACGATGCTCTCgtagattgaaaaaaaaatacaaaacaagacTAATATATGTAAAAGTTGTTAAGCTCCAATAGTAGATGGGTCATGTGTTCATATATCATTCATTATGTATGTAGTGGTCACTGGAGCAGCCTGCAGCGTCGAGAAACGTCATGCTGCACTCCTTTCGCGTCCAGCCCGCGGGACGGCTTGTAAGGGCCTGTGCAATCATGCGGTACGGGACTGGGCCGGCTTTCTCTAGACCGCAGCCCGCGCGGGACGGGACCGCTTCGACCCGCGAGATGCTCAGCCCGCGGCGGGATGGGACGGGACGGGACGGGACGACCTGTTTGACATTCCTATGAGAGACTAGTGGTCTGTCTGTGCTTTGGGcagaaatgttatttttgttttatttaaagtgttttttttgtgggttaaaaaatttggttaatttatataagtataaaataatatgttgtaAAATATTTTGCAATACTGGATCTTCGAGGTTGAGATATTATGGTGGCTGAGGTATTATGGTCCTTCAGTTTGACTAATTTGTGTTTACAATTGTatattctcatttatttttatatctattctcGGTAATCATTAGAATTATGTTGATTTTTGATGTTATATGTCTTTGTGTGTATTAAGTTTatcattgttgttttttttttaaacagagaaattttttaaatctacgATTATTGTCCTGAAGTTCCATTTTGAAACGAAATTTTGGTTTCATATTGTTGCTAAATtgattggttttaaatttttttttaaaaactctaaTTTAGTTCTTAAGTAAAACCCGAATTCTCTTGCTTAAAATATGAACACAAATTATTTAGCTTGTTTGTACTAAAAATACATTTGACATTGATTTTTGATGTTGTTGCGGTAACAcgtaattgtattttttatatttttatatatgtgagaTGTCAACcaaagtcccacattggaaatTAGACAAAATAgagtataatatataaaaaatgtctAGCTCTAATTAGTATGAAGCATTTTGGgatggaaaccaaaagtaaatccatgcggtcTAGTCTcttaggcccaaagtggacaatattgTACTAATCAGagaatatagagttggacatggggtttaataaatcccaacaattggtatcagagcggtttGACAAAGAACTacaagaagaccaaaataccaTTCGAGTAGGAATGAGACCATTCAAGGTGGAAGAGGAGGTATGTGGCAGAAACGTCAGAAGATCATGGAACCTGTGATGTTGTGGGAGAACATTCTCAAAGGAACGAGGTGTTATGAAAGACACATTCTCAAAGGAAATCCCTGCGATTACTGGTACAAGGTGGTGCTAAGATAATCCGCTGAAGGAAGAATACACGAGATGAGTGTGGTCCTTAGCTTGAGGAGGAGAATGTGAGATGTCAATCTAAGTCCCATATTGGAAATTAAACAAAGGAGagctaatatataaagagatgtccaactctaattagtatGAGGCATTTTGGGATGGAAACCACAAATAAATCCATGCGGACCAGTCTCTTAAGctcaaagtggacaatatcgtactaattagagaatatagagttggacatggggtttaataaatcccaacaatatattttcatgtaaAATGGTAGCTTCGTAAATCTAGCCCAATATAGATTTTGTCaagttattttctttaaattcttttttatataaCCAACACCAAAGACAAGAATGCAAATATGGATTTTCGTCCATACTTAGAAAACAATGGGTACTGAATGATatgatttatttgatttttgg
The nucleotide sequence above comes from Brassica napus cultivar Da-Ae chromosome A9, Da-Ae, whole genome shotgun sequence. Encoded proteins:
- the LOC106421209 gene encoding regulator of nonsense transcripts UPF3-like isoform X2, producing the protein MMMKDPLAKRKVVVRHLPPSLAESDLLSQIDSRFGDRYYWFSFRPGKSNYRAQKHSRAYFGFKAPEDVYDFAAFFNGHVFVNDKGAQFKAIVEYAPSQRVPKPCDKKDPREGSITKDPDYLEFLKLLAQPVENLPSAEIQLERREVEQSGASKPAPIVTPLMEFIRQKRATVIGSQGSLDGRRGGRRARAISANKPSSRPSKRNSEKKKYVEKDNSKGVPRTASSDAGSSKQDYNQANSSGKDIPATGTATVIDSSLPGIALTMDSGKKKILLLKKDPVNSPQQAEQQTEANLSGSSSTSRQNQKIDVGGRLIKGILRRNETRPSQASSLVLPEQRVEPTDAENSKRPPRPANIRAGKDYHVSGTSSEKLERRARNKDRPDRVVWAPRRADGSNITEDQPTSSAANNGEVVNSSGGHTLENGSARHSSRRIGARNRKEDGFAMTIEGKTSRRGGGGGGGPSSHEKQMWIQKSSSGT
- the LOC106421209 gene encoding regulator of nonsense transcripts UPF3-like isoform X4, translating into MMMKDPLAKRKVVVRHLPPSLAESDLLSQIDSRFGDRYYWFSFRPGKSNYRAQKHSRAYFGFKAPEDVYDFAAFFNGHVFVNDKGAQFKAIVEYAPSQRVPKPCDKKDPREGSITKDPDYLEFLKLLAQPVENLPSAEIQLERREVEQSGASKPAPIVTPLMEFIRQKRATVIGSQGSLDGRRGGRRARAISANKPSSRPSKRNSEKKKYVEKDNSKGVPRTASSDAGSSKQDYNQANSSGKDIPATGTATVIDSSLPGIALTMDSGKKKILLLKKDPVNSPQQAEQQTEANLSGSSSTSRQNQKIDVGGRLIKGILRRNETRPSQASSLVLPEQRVEPTDAENSKRPPRPANIRAGKDYHVSGTSSEKLERRARNKDRPDRVVWAPRRADGSNITEDQPTSSAGSARHSSRRIGARNRKEDGFAMTIEGKTSRRGGGGGGGPSSHEKQMWIQKSSSGT
- the LOC106421209 gene encoding regulator of nonsense transcripts UPF3-like isoform X3; the encoded protein is MMMKDPLAKRKVVVRHLPPSLAESDLLSQIDSRFGDRYYWFSFRPGKSNYRAQKHSRAYFGFKAPEDVYDFAAFFNGHVFVNDKGAQFKAIVEYAPSQRVPKPCDKKDPREGSITKDPDYLEFLKLLAQPVENLPSAEIQLERREVEQSGASKPAPIVTPLMEFIRQKRATVIGSQQQGSLDGRRGGRRARAISANKPSSRPSKRNSEKKKYVEKDNSKGVPRTASSDAGSSKQDYNQANSSGKDIPATGTATVIDSSLPGIALTMDSGKKKILLLKKDPVNSPQQAEQQTEANLSGSSSTSRQNQKIDVGGRLIKGILRRNETRPSQASSLVLPEQRVEPTDAENSKRPPRPANIRAGKDYHVSGTSSEKLERRARNKDRPDRVVWAPRRADGSNITEDQPTSSAGSARHSSRRIGARNRKEDGFAMTIEGKTSRRGGGGGGGPSSHEKQMWIQKSSSGT
- the LOC106421209 gene encoding regulator of nonsense transcripts UPF3-like isoform X1, with product MMMKDPLAKRKVVVRHLPPSLAESDLLSQIDSRFGDRYYWFSFRPGKSNYRAQKHSRAYFGFKAPEDVYDFAAFFNGHVFVNDKGAQFKAIVEYAPSQRVPKPCDKKDPREGSITKDPDYLEFLKLLAQPVENLPSAEIQLERREVEQSGASKPAPIVTPLMEFIRQKRATVIGSQQQGSLDGRRGGRRARAISANKPSSRPSKRNSEKKKYVEKDNSKGVPRTASSDAGSSKQDYNQANSSGKDIPATGTATVIDSSLPGIALTMDSGKKKILLLKKDPVNSPQQAEQQTEANLSGSSSTSRQNQKIDVGGRLIKGILRRNETRPSQASSLVLPEQRVEPTDAENSKRPPRPANIRAGKDYHVSGTSSEKLERRARNKDRPDRVVWAPRRADGSNITEDQPTSSAANNGEVVNSSGGHTLENGSARHSSRRIGARNRKEDGFAMTIEGKTSRRGGGGGGGPSSHEKQMWIQKSSSGT
- the LOC125577571 gene encoding zinc finger BED domain-containing protein RICESLEEPER 2-like, with amino-acid sequence MGSRSQPEDQSTFDPNYTPPNTVDFATQAVLATLAAAAEAGDQIASQERGVTRADGKHQGSRKRLISLVDDTDDSDVEISQPTQKTKPRRQTSFGTATGKPMLQSTIDGGVGSSAQACSKGKSVPMKSVIRGGRRKSPTKSKKKKVSPTQSQKKKEKVAEDIPELGDELDEEEFDGDEIGEEEREERQKSDVWKDFKVVEKPNGKLKAACNHCKREYAWQSHSHGTSGLRRHRERCKMYPRNGGRQQQLNIEGKVVSRKYDHTVFRQMVAKTIVQHDLPYSYVEYERVRDTWKYLNADVQTICRNTARADVYRLYESERDTLKRELATLPGRVSFTSDLWTSVKREGYMCVTAHYIDRNWKLNSKILTFCALPPPHTGMSIAVQLLTSLKEWGIDKKVFSVTLDNATSNDSMQDIVKSQLNLNDDLLCGGEFFHVRCAAHILNLIVQDGLKVIGDSLQKVRESVKYVLGSESREQLFQKCVDAAGVVESGWLILDVSTRWNSTYYMLERALKYRKAFVKLETFDKKGYKTAPTDEEWTRAANICDFLGPFAVITSLMSGSNYPTANLYFYQVWLIHDWLRRNEESADEIVRYMVRPMKEKFDKYWDEVSGVFAMAAVFDPRFKLSIVECCLGKLDISTRDAKVKNLRDKLSILFETYDKNSKNNSPSTEPRDTVPQKACAAGSMGLFGNYNDFFAFRKVSGIVSGKTPLEAYLEEPPLDITNFQSLDILDWWKDNAHRYGDLAAMACDLLSIPITTVASESSFSIGSRVLNKYRSRLLPENVQALICTRNWIKGYESYAHDEEIDGDGEEEKLPTFESIVDGEDEDE